A single region of the Aquarana catesbeiana isolate 2022-GZ linkage group LG07, ASM4218655v1, whole genome shotgun sequence genome encodes:
- the BSND gene encoding barttin isoform X2: MMLAIRLRIFSSAMKITFTPVDMEAVPLAEKSDLLTPTKQWCTTAYTSKEEVERYEATLPSYEQIQIKVEELGEPHGNQSIPFPQPVLVDISQPKLQAKVEVHRNSVGKEEHAVVEANCQSAPLACLKEETTVTTSDKTSTGSSASSLHSCEDWQPPKHDVAAQFGGPLGGDGFHLIDGPACDGIVMIDAPFCEATHPHMDQAGLLISNQNDDNAGEEGAREASLTQGAAQDHEADDLYYGMKDQTENLMKGFDSDFEH; encoded by the exons atgatgctggccatcagactgaggatatTTAGCTCTGcaatgaag ATCACCTTTACTCCTGTGGATATGGAagctgtacctttagcagagaagtcCGATCTTTTAACTCCAACCAAGCAGTG GTGTACCACAGCTTACACAAGCAAGGAAGAGGTGGAGCGCTATGAGGCCACCTTGCCTTCTTATGAACAGATTCAGAttaaggtggaggaacttggcGAACCTCATGGAAACCAGTCGATACCTTTTCCACAGCCTGTGCTGGTAGATATTTCACAGCCAAAGTTGCAGGCCAAGGTGGAAGTACACAGGAATTCAGTTGGTAAAGAAGAACATGCAGTCGTAGAAGCCAATTG CCAGTCTGCCCCTCTTGCCTGTCTAAAAGAAGAGACCACAGTGACAACATCGGATAAGACAAGCACGGGAAGTAGTGCATCCTCTCTTCATAGCTGTGAGGACTGGCAGCCGCCTAAGCATGATGTCGCTGCGCAGTTTGGAGGTCCTCTCGGTGGAGATGGATTTCATCTTATCGATGGTCCTGCGTGTGATGGAATAGTGATGATAGATGCACCATTTTGTGAAGCCACCCACCCACACATGGATCAAGCAGGCCTACTTATTTCCAACCAAAATGATGATAACGCTGGTGAAGAAGGAGCAAGGGAAGCCTCCCTTACTCAGGGAGCTGCACAAGACCATGAAGCAGATGACCTTTATTATGGAATGAAAGATCAAACTGAAAATCTAATGAAGGGGTTTGATTCTGATTTTGAACACTAG
- the BSND gene encoding barttin isoform X1 produces MAEDKTFRYGLIVLGFFMIMIGMFIMSADKPNIYITFCSVGVLLIFIGITWSICQCYPKITFTPVDMEAVPLAEKSDLLTPTKQWCTTAYTSKEEVERYEATLPSYEQIQIKVEELGEPHGNQSIPFPQPVLVDISQPKLQAKVEVHRNSVGKEEHAVVEANCQSAPLACLKEETTVTTSDKTSTGSSASSLHSCEDWQPPKHDVAAQFGGPLGGDGFHLIDGPACDGIVMIDAPFCEATHPHMDQAGLLISNQNDDNAGEEGAREASLTQGAAQDHEADDLYYGMKDQTENLMKGFDSDFEH; encoded by the exons ATGGCAGAGGATAAAACTTTTCGCTATGGGCTCATTGTACTGGGATTTTTCATGATCATGATTGGCATGTTCATTATGAGTGCGGATAAGCCTAACATATACATCACTTTCTGCAGTGTAGGGGTCTTACTGATATTTATTGGAATCACATGGAGCATCTGTCAGTGCTACCCTAAG ATCACCTTTACTCCTGTGGATATGGAagctgtacctttagcagagaagtcCGATCTTTTAACTCCAACCAAGCAGTG GTGTACCACAGCTTACACAAGCAAGGAAGAGGTGGAGCGCTATGAGGCCACCTTGCCTTCTTATGAACAGATTCAGAttaaggtggaggaacttggcGAACCTCATGGAAACCAGTCGATACCTTTTCCACAGCCTGTGCTGGTAGATATTTCACAGCCAAAGTTGCAGGCCAAGGTGGAAGTACACAGGAATTCAGTTGGTAAAGAAGAACATGCAGTCGTAGAAGCCAATTG CCAGTCTGCCCCTCTTGCCTGTCTAAAAGAAGAGACCACAGTGACAACATCGGATAAGACAAGCACGGGAAGTAGTGCATCCTCTCTTCATAGCTGTGAGGACTGGCAGCCGCCTAAGCATGATGTCGCTGCGCAGTTTGGAGGTCCTCTCGGTGGAGATGGATTTCATCTTATCGATGGTCCTGCGTGTGATGGAATAGTGATGATAGATGCACCATTTTGTGAAGCCACCCACCCACACATGGATCAAGCAGGCCTACTTATTTCCAACCAAAATGATGATAACGCTGGTGAAGAAGGAGCAAGGGAAGCCTCCCTTACTCAGGGAGCTGCACAAGACCATGAAGCAGATGACCTTTATTATGGAATGAAAGATCAAACTGAAAATCTAATGAAGGGGTTTGATTCTGATTTTGAACACTAG